In the genome of Candidatus Bathyarchaeia archaeon, the window AATTGGGTCTTGGGCAACGGCTTGTTATCAGACATGCCTGACACTCACCTCTTTTCTCAAGAGGAGACGGCCCGTGTGTGGGCATCCGTGTATGACGCGGCAGAGAGGGGCATATCGGCACTTCGCACGGAAGACATCGACATGGCTGAGAGCATTAACGCGATGATAGACTCGATGCGGAAGCGTAAGCTCTCCGAGACTACGATTTTTGGTCATCGGTTCAAAGTCGTGAACCTATTCCGCTACGTCAAGATTGGGGTCGATAGCGACGACCTGAATACGGCCGTCAAGAAAGTATCTGCGGCTCGAGTCACTGACGACAGACAGCCTTCTCCTGACCAACTCAAACAATGCCTGATAGTGGGCACTCCGAAAGAGAAAGTAGCGGTGTCGTTCAGTGTCAGCACAGGGGCACGTATCGGAGAAAGTTGTCGGGTCAAGTTGTCCGACATCTTCTGGAAAGAGAACCCGGTCAGGGTAGAGTTTCCGGCTCGCATCACTAAGACGGCTCAGAAGCGATACAGCTTCTTGTCGAGCGAATGCGTACAGCTCGTCAAGACCTACTTAGTTGACAGGGAAAACCGGGGCATCAAGAGTGCTTGGCTGTTCGATGGGGAAATAGACGGGCACTTGTCGTCTTCGATGATGGGTGTTCTGATTCGAAACTGTTTCATCAAAGCTGGTATGATTACAGAGAAGCCGAAATCTGAAAGACCCGGAGCACAGACGGGAGCACACGACCCGTATCACCCACACGTTCTACGAGCAACCAACTTGGGTCTTACCAAAGCTACGGGATACCCTGACTCATACGCGGAATATCTGGTCGGAAAGTCTACCGGCTCTAAGGAGAACTATATCGGGCCGGAGAAAACCGCATCTCTCTGGTTAGAAAAAGTCGAGACAGTGATGAACTTCTTGGGCACGAAGACTCAAGCTGAGGTCACCCTCGAAATCACAGAGCTTAGGAAGAAAGTAAGCGAGTTAGAAAAGGGCATCGAGATAGACAAGCAAATCGTTGAGACACAAATCGTGGGGCCGCCGAAGTCGAAGTTCGAGACTCGGAAGATAGAGAGCACTGACGAGTTAGCTTTGGAGCGAGCACTTAGTGAGGGGTTCGAGCCAGTTCCGGGAACGACGGTAAACGGTCACATTTTCCTGAGACGGAAAACCGCGTAAGCTCAGTCGAGCCCTACTTCGTGCAAAGCTTTCTTGTATCGCATCACAAATTCGCACGCGAGAGCTACGTGCACCTCTGAGGGCGGATAGCGGGGAACTCCGTGTTTTATGAGGTAGCGGATTACTCGCTCGGTCGCTTTCTTCTCGCATCGCTGGCAGACACCGTGAACCCTGTGGCCGCATGGCTTCACAAGAACGGTGACCAACCAGCTACACTCCAAGTTTAAACTGAGTGCCGTCTTCGTGTCTGGCCGTAGCTTGATACATCAAGACTTGGCCAACGCTTGACCAGTAACCTATCGTTCCTTTCATGTGAGAGACAATAACGCCAGGAGCTATCGCCAGCTTCCAACCCGCATCAAGACATCGAAGTCTCCACCCGGGCGTGTTGTCATACGGTATCTGCCGGAGCATTTCTGACCTGAAAACTGTAAACTGGTCGAGTGATGGGCCGGGCACTCTCTGGAAGTAGGCTTTGTCAAGAAGAACTCGGGGCAGGGAAGCGTTGGGGTTGCTCCAGTCGGCATCGCTTGGTAAGTAGCGATGTTTCTCGTCTGTTAGCGTCAAGCTTCGGTAAAGTTTTTCGTAATCCTCAACGTTCAAACCAGGGCAACGAAAGCCGTCACCGCTCAGAACGGCCGATACAAGCCCAATCTTTGGGTCGCTGTTGAACAAGCCCTCTACCGTTCCCCACCAGAAAGGCGGAACTACCATGTCAGCGTCAGCGAGAAGCACGAAGTCGTTCTCCAAAGCTGACTGTGGAAGAAACAGCTCTCTCGCTTGGAAGAGGTTGCTGTATCCGGGGCCGATTACTCTGAAAGTGTGCTCCTTGGGAAAGTCTGAGAGAAACAGGCTCTGCAGAAAACGAGCGAAGTATTCGACCTCTTGTTTGACTGACCGAGCTGGGTCTTCGTTGAGAAGACCGAGACACATGAACACTCCGACTTTCAATCTCCTCACCACGACTTCGGGTTGACGACAGCTACACGCTGTGGGTAGCGGGGCAGATACTTGGTTGGTCGTTTCTCAGCCGAGCATGGCTCACAAAGCCC includes:
- a CDS encoding site-specific integrase, translating into MSKAIRTVKGWAELPTNVKSQRQRKDVLRNWVLGNGLLSDMPDTHLFSQEETARVWASVYDAAERGISALRTEDIDMAESINAMIDSMRKRKLSETTIFGHRFKVVNLFRYVKIGVDSDDLNTAVKKVSAARVTDDRQPSPDQLKQCLIVGTPKEKVAVSFSVSTGARIGESCRVKLSDIFWKENPVRVEFPARITKTAQKRYSFLSSECVQLVKTYLVDRENRGIKSAWLFDGEIDGHLSSSMMGVLIRNCFIKAGMITEKPKSERPGAQTGAHDPYHPHVLRATNLGLTKATGYPDSYAEYLVGKSTGSKENYIGPEKTASLWLEKVETVMNFLGTKTQAEVTLEITELRKKVSELEKGIEIDKQIVETQIVGPPKSKFETRKIESTDELALERALSEGFEPVPGTTVNGHIFLRRKTA